The Borrelia hispanica CRI genome has a window encoding:
- the argF gene encoding ornithine carbamoyltransferase has product MYNLQDSLRNRSFLRLLDFTQDDIKYLLDLSHKLKKVKQSGVEEQKLKGKNIVIIFEKDSTRTRCAFEVAAYDQGAHVTYLGPTGSQIGKKESIADTARVLGRMYDAIEFRGFSQEAVEDLARYSNVPVYNGLTDIAHPTQILADFMTIEEHKGCLKGLKMVFCGDGRNNMANSLMEGCSIMGMDFRIFAPTELFPDPELVAKTKLIADKSGGSIIISSSIEETVRDVDVVYTDVWVSMGETNWDERIKLLRPYQVNSELMQLAKKDAIFMHCLPAFHDLNTVVGREVFEKYGLKGIEVTHDVFESDRSVVFDEAENRLHTIKAVMVGTLG; this is encoded by the coding sequence ATGTATAATTTACAAGATAGTTTGCGCAATAGAAGTTTTTTAAGGCTTTTAGATTTTACTCAAGATGATATTAAATATTTGCTTGATTTGTCTCATAAATTGAAAAAAGTTAAACAATCAGGAGTTGAAGAACAAAAACTTAAGGGTAAAAATATAGTTATAATTTTTGAAAAGGATTCAACAAGAACAAGATGTGCTTTTGAAGTTGCTGCCTATGATCAAGGAGCTCATGTGACTTATTTGGGGCCAACAGGAAGTCAGATAGGAAAAAAAGAATCTATAGCTGATACTGCAAGGGTATTGGGAAGAATGTATGATGCTATTGAATTTAGAGGATTTTCGCAAGAAGCGGTTGAGGATTTAGCTAGATATTCTAATGTGCCAGTTTATAATGGATTAACAGATATTGCTCATCCAACGCAAATACTTGCTGATTTTATGACTATTGAAGAACATAAAGGATGTTTGAAAGGTTTAAAGATGGTATTTTGTGGTGATGGTAGAAATAACATGGCTAATTCTTTAATGGAAGGATGTTCTATTATGGGAATGGACTTTAGGATCTTTGCACCAACAGAACTCTTCCCAGATCCAGAGTTGGTAGCCAAAACAAAATTGATTGCTGATAAGAGTGGGGGTAGTATTATTATTTCTAGTTCTATTGAAGAGACAGTTAGAGATGTTGATGTTGTTTATACTGATGTATGGGTATCTATGGGTGAGACTAATTGGGATGAGCGAATTAAATTATTAAGACCATATCAAGTCAATAGTGAACTTATGCAGTTGGCAAAGAAGGATGCAATCTTTATGCATTGTTTACCAGCTTTTCATGATTTAAATACGGTAGTTGGTAGAGAAGTTTTTGAAAAATATGGACTTAAAGGTATTGAGGTTACTCATGATGTTTTTGAGAGTGATCGATCTGTTGTTTTTGATGAGGCTGAAAATAGGTTGCATACTATTAAAGCCGTCATGGTTGGTACTTTGGGATAA
- the arcC gene encoding carbamate kinase, whose translation MNKRIVVSLGGNALECGDGTFCEQLSRIESSVCGIVDLIEYGYEIVISHGNGPQVGRILLENEMCKETPLAPLDVCVGMSQGMIGYYIEQALRNEICRRGIKRKVIVVLTQVLVDKEDECFNNPSKPIGPFYDKIRAKELESEGYTLKEDSGRGYRRVVASPKPIEIIEIEEIIELINKGCIVIACGGGGIPVIKDERGVIKGISGVIDKDFASSKLGQDIGADQLLIITAVEQVALNFGKSNESLLSKVSIGDLEKYIKESHFAAGSMLPKIEASINFVKSRENREAIITSLDKIIEGIKGIRGTIITM comes from the coding sequence ATGAATAAAAGAATTGTAGTAAGCCTTGGAGGAAATGCTTTAGAATGTGGAGATGGAACATTTTGTGAGCAATTGTCAAGGATAGAAAGTAGTGTATGTGGTATAGTGGATTTAATAGAATATGGTTATGAGATAGTGATTAGTCATGGTAATGGTCCTCAAGTGGGAAGAATTTTGCTAGAAAATGAAATGTGCAAGGAGACGCCATTGGCACCACTTGATGTGTGTGTTGGTATGAGTCAAGGGATGATAGGATATTATATTGAGCAGGCATTAAGGAATGAGATCTGTAGGCGGGGAATTAAACGAAAAGTAATAGTAGTGTTGACTCAAGTTTTGGTAGATAAGGAAGATGAGTGTTTTAATAATCCTAGCAAACCTATTGGTCCATTTTATGATAAGATACGAGCAAAAGAGCTTGAGAGTGAGGGATATACTTTAAAAGAAGATAGTGGAAGAGGGTATAGGAGAGTGGTGGCATCACCTAAGCCTATTGAGATTATAGAAATTGAAGAGATAATTGAATTAATTAACAAAGGATGTATAGTTATTGCTTGTGGAGGAGGTGGTATACCTGTTATAAAAGATGAAAGAGGAGTTATTAAGGGAATAAGTGGAGTAATTGATAAGGATTTTGCATCGTCTAAATTAGGACAAGATATAGGAGCAGATCAGTTATTAATCATTACTGCTGTTGAGCAGGTAGCGTTAAATTTTGGCAAAAGCAATGAAAGTTTACTGAGCAAAGTAAGTATTGGTGATTTAGAGAAATATATCAAAGAGAGTCACTTTGCAGCAGGTTCTATGTTGCCTAAAATAGAGGCAAGTATTAACTTTGTAAAGTCTAGAGAGAATAGAGAGGCAATTATTACGTCACTTGATAAAATTATTGAAGGGATAAAGGGAATTAGAGGGACAATTATAACCATGTAG
- a CDS encoding YfcC family protein, with amino-acid sequence MVQKNKMPSSFTIVFALIVFMTILTYIVPAGEFHKENREVNGNLQEVVVAGTYHAVDRASRGFWDGIFIILTAMAKGMEHAVEVIVFVLIVGGAYGIILGTGAVDAGIAAAIKKMGNKDRLLIPLMMFIFSIGGTTTGMYEETLPFYLIMIPLVIALGYDSVVAVAIIGLGAGVGTMASTINPFATGIASAIAGIEIKDGFYFRIVLYIVSVFVAIAYVLIYAIRVKNDPKRSIVYSQREENYNLFVKGRSDDKSDSMPEFTNRRKMVLVLYGIMVVFLIYSILELGWWMQEMTMLYLGTAILSAFICKMNESKMWDTFVEGAKDMITAALIIGMARGVMIVADEGMITGTILHAASEFLYGVPKGMFIILNELVQIFIGFIVPSSSGHASLTMSMMAPLADFLDMPRSSVVLAMQTASGLVNLLTPTSGVIMAVLGMARLSYGSWFKFVMPIFVIEFVICILVIMANVYL; translated from the coding sequence ATGGTTCAAAAAAATAAAATGCCAAGTAGTTTTACGATAGTATTTGCTTTAATAGTGTTTATGACAATATTAACTTATATAGTTCCTGCAGGTGAATTTCATAAAGAAAATAGAGAAGTGAATGGTAATTTGCAAGAAGTTGTTGTGGCTGGGACTTATCATGCAGTAGACAGAGCATCTAGGGGATTTTGGGATGGCATTTTTATTATTTTAACAGCAATGGCTAAAGGAATGGAACATGCTGTTGAAGTTATTGTATTTGTTTTAATTGTTGGTGGAGCTTATGGAATTATTTTAGGGACGGGAGCGGTTGATGCAGGAATAGCCGCAGCAATTAAGAAAATGGGAAATAAGGATAGACTTTTGATACCCTTGATGATGTTTATTTTTTCCATAGGCGGAACTACAACGGGGATGTATGAAGAAACACTACCATTTTATCTAATTATGATCCCACTGGTAATAGCTTTAGGTTATGATAGTGTTGTAGCTGTTGCAATTATTGGACTAGGGGCTGGTGTTGGAACTATGGCATCTACTATTAATCCATTTGCTACGGGGATAGCATCAGCGATAGCTGGTATTGAAATAAAGGACGGTTTTTATTTTCGTATTGTTTTATACATAGTTTCTGTTTTTGTAGCTATAGCATATGTATTGATATATGCAATTAGAGTTAAGAATGATCCTAAAAGATCTATAGTATATTCTCAAAGGGAAGAGAATTATAATCTATTTGTTAAAGGTAGGAGTGATGATAAGAGTGATAGTATGCCAGAATTTACAAATAGACGGAAAATGGTATTAGTATTGTATGGAATAATGGTTGTATTTTTAATATATAGTATTTTAGAGCTTGGTTGGTGGATGCAAGAGATGACAATGTTATATCTTGGTACAGCGATTCTATCTGCGTTTATATGTAAAATGAATGAATCTAAAATGTGGGATACCTTTGTAGAGGGAGCTAAAGATATGATAACAGCAGCACTTATTATAGGTATGGCTCGGGGAGTAATGATTGTAGCTGATGAAGGCATGATTACAGGAACAATTTTACATGCTGCATCAGAATTTTTGTATGGGGTACCTAAAGGTATGTTTATTATTTTAAATGAACTTGTACAGATATTTATAGGTTTTATTGTGCCCTCTTCATCAGGACATGCAAGTTTAACAATGTCAATGATGGCTCCATTGGCTGATTTTTTAGATATGCCAAGATCGTCAGTTGTATTGGCTATGCAGACAGCATCAGGTTTGGTAAATTTGTTAACGCCAACAAGTGGGGTTATCATGGCTGTATTGGGAATGGCAAGACTTAGTTATGGTAGTTGGTTTAAGTTTGTGATGCCAATTTTTGTGATTGAATTTGTAATATGTATTTTAGTAATAATGGCAAATGTATATTTATAG
- a CDS encoding ribonuclease H family protein has protein sequence MKKYYACILNDKNEKFIFTSWEECKKKIIGQKNKIKSFKTKEEANKWLLKNGEINTCHPKGIYFDSGTGRGQGVEVRVVNEKGISIIDKVVKQDFINDYNNHYVKNFNGISNNYGELLGLYIALKIALQENTKNIFGDSKLVIDYWSKGFYNKNLNKNTIKLIQNVIKLRNIFENSGGQIVLISGNNNIADLGFHKR, from the coding sequence ATGAAAAAATACTATGCATGCATATTAAACGACAAAAACGAAAAATTCATATTTACATCTTGGGAAGAATGCAAAAAAAAAATTATAGGACAAAAAAATAAAATAAAAAGTTTTAAAACAAAAGAAGAAGCAAATAAATGGCTCTTAAAAAATGGGGAAATTAATACTTGTCATCCAAAAGGCATATATTTCGACTCCGGCACAGGCAGAGGACAAGGAGTAGAAGTTAGAGTCGTAAATGAAAAAGGAATATCAATAATAGACAAAGTAGTAAAACAAGACTTTATTAACGATTACAATAATCACTATGTCAAAAATTTTAACGGAATTAGTAATAATTATGGTGAACTTTTAGGACTATACATTGCCCTTAAAATAGCATTACAAGAAAATACAAAAAACATATTTGGAGATAGTAAGCTTGTCATCGATTATTGGTCTAAAGGTTTTTACAATAAAAACTTAAATAAAAACACTATCAAATTAATTCAAAATGTTATCAAATTAAGAAATATATTTGAAAACAGCGGAGGACAAATAGTATTGATATCAGGTAACAATAATATTGCAGATCTTGGCTTTCATAAAAGATAA
- the arcA gene encoding arginine deiminase: MQYLKPINVFSEIGRLKKVLLHRPGQELENLTPSIMKRLLFDDIPYLNVAIQEHDAFADTLRGHGVEVVYIEDLIRETLSYDDSIKEQFISQFILEAGIRTENKTRALKDYFCNMSVNDMISNMIAGVTRDDLKNYKSDSLNYLVNSEYPLIIDPMPNILFTRDPFASIGHGVTINRMSTKTRHRETIFAEYIFKYHPIYKDNVPIWYNRDEDTTLEGGDELVLSRDVLAIGVSERTESESVEKVARKLFEQKTSFNTILAFQIPQSRAYMHLDTVFTQIDHTTFTSFISDDMKFTIYALTYDVSSGSIKVKSEKAKLEDILGFYLGCKVNIIKCAGGDLIHGAREQWNDGANTLAIAPGEVIVYSRNHMTNKLLEEFGIKVYQIPSSELSRGRGGPRCMSMPLIREDI, encoded by the coding sequence ATGCAGTATTTAAAACCAATAAATGTATTTTCAGAAATAGGTCGTTTAAAAAAGGTGTTGCTACATAGACCGGGTCAAGAATTGGAAAATTTGACTCCTTCAATAATGAAGAGATTGTTGTTTGATGACATTCCTTATCTCAATGTGGCTATACAAGAACATGATGCTTTTGCGGATACTTTAAGAGGTCATGGAGTTGAGGTTGTTTATATTGAAGATTTGATTAGGGAGACTCTTTCTTATGATGATAGTATAAAAGAACAATTCATATCTCAGTTTATTTTGGAGGCAGGGATTAGGACTGAAAATAAAACTAGAGCTTTGAAAGACTATTTTTGTAATATGTCTGTTAATGATATGATTTCAAATATGATAGCTGGTGTGACGAGAGATGATCTGAAAAATTATAAATCTGATTCTCTAAATTATTTAGTAAATAGTGAATATCCTTTGATTATTGATCCCATGCCCAATATACTTTTTACAAGGGATCCTTTTGCAAGTATTGGACATGGTGTGACAATAAATAGGATGTCTACTAAGACTAGACATAGAGAAACAATATTTGCAGAATATATTTTTAAGTACCATCCTATTTATAAAGACAATGTTCCTATATGGTATAATAGGGATGAGGATACTACTTTAGAAGGTGGAGATGAATTAGTTTTAAGTCGAGATGTTTTAGCTATTGGTGTTTCTGAGAGGACCGAGTCTGAGTCTGTTGAAAAAGTGGCACGAAAACTTTTTGAGCAAAAAACATCATTTAATACAATTTTGGCTTTTCAAATTCCACAGAGTAGAGCCTATATGCATTTGGATACTGTTTTTACTCAAATTGATCATACTACTTTTACAAGTTTTATTAGTGATGATATGAAATTTACAATTTACGCTTTAACTTATGATGTGAGTTCTGGCAGTATTAAAGTTAAGAGCGAAAAGGCAAAATTGGAAGATATTTTAGGTTTTTATCTTGGATGTAAGGTTAATATAATAAAGTGTGCTGGGGGAGATTTAATTCATGGAGCACGAGAACAATGGAATGATGGTGCTAATACTTTAGCAATAGCACCTGGAGAAGTAATAGTTTATTCTAGAAATCATATGACTAATAAATTACTTGAAGAATTTGGAATTAAGGTTTATCAAATTCCTTCTAGTGAACTTTCACGAGGAAGGGGTGGACCAAGATGTATGTCCATGCCTTTGATAAGAGAAGATATTTAG